One Deinococcus aestuarii DNA segment encodes these proteins:
- a CDS encoding potassium channel family protein, whose protein sequence is MKTKQCLVIGLGRFGSAVATTLYEMGHEVVAIDHNEDNVERVMNRVTHAAIVDATDERALRSIGAADFDVVVVAIGTDVQANILATMNAKSLGAPYVVTKAVDEMARRVLERIGADLVIRPEHDMGVRLARQIATPNIVDTLDLGGDYAIVEIEANERLRGSLRDLNLTGRFGVQVIAISRAGKVEVTPRAEDALRPHDKLVVIGTGHSLDELRRYLGE, encoded by the coding sequence ATGAAGACCAAACAATGCCTGGTGATCGGCCTGGGCCGCTTCGGCTCTGCCGTCGCCACCACCCTCTACGAGATGGGCCACGAGGTCGTCGCCATCGACCACAACGAGGACAACGTGGAGCGGGTGATGAACCGGGTCACCCACGCCGCCATCGTGGACGCCACCGACGAGCGGGCGCTGCGTTCAATCGGCGCCGCCGACTTCGACGTGGTGGTCGTCGCCATCGGCACCGACGTGCAGGCGAACATCCTCGCCACCATGAACGCCAAGAGCCTCGGCGCCCCCTACGTCGTCACCAAGGCCGTGGACGAGATGGCGCGGCGGGTGCTGGAGCGGATCGGGGCCGACCTCGTGATCCGGCCCGAGCACGACATGGGGGTGAGGCTCGCGCGGCAGATCGCCACGCCGAACATCGTGGACACGCTCGACCTGGGGGGGGACTACGCCATCGTCGAGATCGAGGCGAACGAGCGGCTGCGGGGGTCGCTGCGGGATCTGAACCTGACGGGGCGGTTTGGGGTGCAGGTCATTGCCATCAGCCGGGCGGGGAAGGTGGAGGTGACGCCACGGGCGGAGGATGCGCTTCGGCCGCACGACAAGCTGGTGGTGATCGGGACGGGGCACAGTTTGGATGAGTTGCGGCGGTATCTGGGGGAGTGA